TCCTTCTGATAATTTCAGGATATTGGCTATTTCATGATATTTCATTTCACGGTATCTGGAAAGAACGATCAGTTCTCGATCTGTTTCACTTAGTCTGGCCAACGCCTTTTTTAAGATCAACTCTTCCTCCTTTCTATTTAGCCGAGTATCAGCTGATGTCGATTCACGTACATTGTTCTCTGCCTCATCGGTATCAACCGTAATACCTGTTTTCTTATGCTTCCTGTAATGATCCTTTAATGCATTTCTGGCAATGGTATACATCCAGGTTTCAAACTTATGGGTACCGGTAAAAGTTGATCTTGAACGAATCATATTCATAAAGACAGTCTGCACCAGATCCTCACTCTCTTGTTTCGCACCTGTCTGATGATAAAAAAAGCCATATAAGGGACGATGGTGTCTGTCGAATAACAGTGCCATCTGATCCAAGTTGCCTTCTTTTACCCTGAACATGAGCTGATTATCAATGGCTTCGTTCGTCAATTTCGGGTCAGTTAATGTTTGCTTTGAATTATAAACTGAGCGTATTACAAAAGGTTACATGACCCTTTGGGTTTTATTTTTTGATAGGCACCTGTAGCGATGAAAGATGGGTGATCTGACCCTCTTTCGGATCTACCCAGCAGTCTTGATATGCCTTACTGGGAAAGAAAATATCCGTCATTACCGTCAACCCATCATCAGTAAATAACTCTAGCGATGTTTTATCCAATACTATTTTTATTTTGATCGACCGGTCTTTATGAAATCTTGGTGCTGTATGTATACCAGCAAAATCGGGATGAAATGCTGTTTGTCCCGATGCTCTTCGATCAATAGAGAATTCCTTTTTACCCGGATCATATGCAATCACTATTTTTTCCTGTTGATCATTCATACAGGTAACAGTAAAATCTTTTGTTGCATCTGCTTCAAAAGTAATAACTGTTGAACCGGATAATTTTATCTTCTCTACTTTCTTGATCGCTTTTTTATTAAAAGTATTGTTGCCGGATGCAGTAAGTGAAGCAACAGGTAGCGATGTCAGTCGCCATTCTTCTCCAAGTTTTACAAGCTTCAATTCGCGAGGAATGGTCATTGCACTTCTCCATGACTGTGTAGGCACCTGATTTGCATACATCCAATTACTCATCCATCCGATGAGTATTTTTTGATCTCCGGTATTAGACCAAGTGACTCCGGCATAGTTATCCGGACCATAATCCAGCCATAATGTTTGATCATTGTAAGCTTTGAAACGATGTCCATCAAAATCACCAACAAAGTACTGTGTACCTGATCCCTTGTTAGGAGCACCGGGATTCAAGTTTACGATCAATACCCAGACGGTCTTTCCCTCATATTGCATAGGAAAAAGATCAGGACATTCCCACACGCCGCCATGTGCACCTATATTTTCTCCAAAAGAACTTTCTGCTGTCCAATGTTTCAGATCCGGTGATGAATAAATCAATATTTTATTTTGCGCTGCAAGTGACATAATCCACTTTTTTTGCGGTGCATACCAGATCACTTTCGGATCACGGAAATCCCTTATGCCGGGGTTCTTGATTACCGGATTATGATCATACTTGATCCATGTTTTCCCATCATCCACACTATAAGCAAGTCCTTGAGTTTGAAAATCTGAACGACCTTCTTTCTCGCCTGCTGCATCATGTTGTGTAAAAATGGCGACCAGCGCTGTCTCCCCGGGTTTTGCAAAACCAGCAGTATTATTACTATCCACTACGGCACTGCCTGAAAAGATCGTTCCTAAACTATCCGGAAACAACGCAATTGGTTCATGCTGCCATTCAATAAGGTTTTTACTTGTCGCATGTCCCCAATGCATCGGTCCCCAAACAGATGAATCCGGATTATGCTGATAAAAAAGATGATAAACGCCCTTGTAATAAACCATTCCATTCGGATCATTCATCCATGCTTTTGGAGGTGTAAAATGAATGTCCGGACGATACAATTCTTCTTCGGTCACAGATAATTTTTCTTGACAGGATAAGCAATAAAAAAACAGTAAACAGTAAACAGCTCTTTTCATATAGTAAGAATGAATGACCTGAAATTACTTATTTATCATGCATACTCCTACTACCAGAACTTTACATACAGTGCCAATACGATCATGAGTAACATTGTGATCATTGCAATACTCGAAGGCTTTAGCTTGAACATACTCCGATCAATATCAAATGCTTTCGGATTCACTTTCGGACCACCTAAACTGATCAGTACCATGATCAATACCGTAAAGAAGAAAGTCCAGCCCATGTTCACCATGAATGGAATTTCATATTCGCCTGCGGCGTTGAGATAAGCGGTATACAAGATCGTTTCAGACCCAAACCAAGAAGGAGCATAATTATTAAAGACCACAGATAAAATGAATCCGGATAACACCCCTGCAACTGCAGCTGCACCGGTGGTTCTCTTCCAGAACATACCTAGCAGGAACATGGCGAATACACCCGGACTAATAAAGCCTGTATACTTCTGAATGAAAGTATATCCTCCTTCTCCACCAATACCCAGCAGATCTTCCCAAGTACAGAATACCGCAATGAGCATTGCCACCAAGATGGAGACACGACCGATTCTCACCAGTTTAGCTTCATTTGCTTTTGTATCAAAATATTTCTGGTAGATGTCTAAAGTGAAAATGGTAGAGATGCTGTTAGCCTTTCCAGCCAATGACGCAACGATAGCGGCAGTTAATGCGGCAACAGATAATCCTTTCATGCCCACAGGTAATAAGCTAAGAATGGCTGCATAGGCTCCATCTTTTTTACCATCGAAAACACTGGCGTCAAAATATCCGTTTTGATACAATACAAATGCAGCAATACCCGGCAACATAACGATCACCGGCATAAAGAGTTTTAAGAATCCTGCGAATAAAATTCCATTACGGGCTGTTTGCAGATCTGCTCCTAGTGCACGTTGAGTGATATACTGATTACATCCCCAATAATTCAGATTCGAGATCCACTGTCCGGCGAAATACATAGTAATACCCGGCAGGGCAATGTATTTCTGTACATATTCAGCGCTGCTTGCTGCTGTGGGTTTATCAAAGATCATGTGAAAATGATCAGGCGCTTCTTTCATCAGCGCACCCAATCCACTGATCGCACTATTTCCTTGATTCACGACTTCATCTACTGCTACCAATGATAAGTAAACCGCTACACAACCGCCAATGATCAATACTGCTACTTGTATCACATCGGTATATCCGATCACTTTCATACCACCGATGGTGATACAGAAAGCAAATAATGCAAGAACGATCAGTATGATGTGAAAGAATTCGTTACCGATCAATCCACTAATGGCTTTGGAGCCGAGATATAAAATAGAAGTGAGGTTCACAAAAATGTACAGGAACAACCAAAATACCGCCATGATCACAGATACCGTTTCATTGTACCGCTGTTTCAGGAATTGCGGCATGGTGTAGATCTTATTCTTAAGGTATACCGGAATGAACCAGATCGCAACAATAATGAGTGCCACAGCTGCTATCCATTCATAGGCAGCTACTGCGATACCTGCGAAAAAACCTTCTCCACTCATCCCCACAAAATGTTCTGCAGAAATATTAGAAGCGATCAGTGAGGCTCCGATAGCCCACCAGGTGAGTGATCCCTCTGCCAGGAAATAATCTTTGGTACTGGCAGTTGTTGATTTCTTTCTGCGGTAAACCCACAAACCATATGCAAGAACGATGATAAAATAAACAAGAATGACGAGGATGTCAGTTAGCTGGAGTTGATTATTCATGTATCTAATTTAAGGAATTGAGATACATGATACATGCGATGGTTTAAAATTCTGCTACTTACCGATACAAAACTTACTAAATATAAAATCCAGCTGGTCTTCATTGGTGATCTCACCAGTGATCAATCCCAGATAATGCAAACACTGTCGAATATCCAATGCTAACAGATCACCGGGTATCTGGTTGTCAATACCCGATTGTACTTCTTCCAGTGACTGAGACAATTTCAGTAATGCATCATGGTGACGAGCATTGGTGACAATCGTAGCTTCTGTGTTCACTTCCCCACTGATCGCTTTTTGCGTAAGTGCTTGTTTCAGGATTTCGATACCCGTATTCGACTTAGCCGAGATAAAAATAGCAGATGGGAAATGGCTGATGGCTTGCACCTTACCAGATTCAGCTGTATCAATTTTATTGGCTACCAACAGGTATTGTATATTTTTTTCTTGCAGACTTTTTTCAAAAACTTTCAATTCGTCTGCTGAA
Above is a genomic segment from Sediminibacterium sp. KACHI17 containing:
- a CDS encoding RNA polymerase sigma factor, with protein sequence MTNEAIDNQLMFRVKEGNLDQMALLFDRHHRPLYGFFYHQTGAKQESEDLVQTVFMNMIRSRSTFTGTHKFETWMYTIARNALKDHYRKHKKTGITVDTDEAENNVRESTSADTRLNRKEEELILKKALARLSETDRELIVLSRYREMKYHEIANILKLSEGAIKVRIHRAVKQLREIYLEISQQTMSV
- a CDS encoding glycoside hydrolase family 32 protein, which codes for MKRAVYCLLFFYCLSCQEKLSVTEEELYRPDIHFTPPKAWMNDPNGMVYYKGVYHLFYQHNPDSSVWGPMHWGHATSKNLIEWQHEPIALFPDSLGTIFSGSAVVDSNNTAGFAKPGETALVAIFTQHDAAGEKEGRSDFQTQGLAYSVDDGKTWIKYDHNPVIKNPGIRDFRDPKVIWYAPQKKWIMSLAAQNKILIYSSPDLKHWTAESSFGENIGAHGGVWECPDLFPMQYEGKTVWVLIVNLNPGAPNKGSGTQYFVGDFDGHRFKAYNDQTLWLDYGPDNYAGVTWSNTGDQKILIGWMSNWMYANQVPTQSWRSAMTIPRELKLVKLGEEWRLTSLPVASLTASGNNTFNKKAIKKVEKIKLSGSTVITFEADATKDFTVTCMNDQQEKIVIAYDPGKKEFSIDRRASGQTAFHPDFAGIHTAPRFHKDRSIKIKIVLDKTSLELFTDDGLTVMTDIFFPSKAYQDCWVDPKEGQITHLSSLQVPIKK
- a CDS encoding sodium/solute symporter (Members of the Solute:Sodium Symporter (SSS), TC 2.A.21 as described in tcdb.org, catalyze solute:Na+ symport. Known solutes for members of the family include sugars, amino acids, nucleosides, inositols, vitamins, urea or anions, depending on the system.), with product MNNQLQLTDILVILVYFIIVLAYGLWVYRRKKSTTASTKDYFLAEGSLTWWAIGASLIASNISAEHFVGMSGEGFFAGIAVAAYEWIAAVALIIVAIWFIPVYLKNKIYTMPQFLKQRYNETVSVIMAVFWLFLYIFVNLTSILYLGSKAISGLIGNEFFHIILIVLALFAFCITIGGMKVIGYTDVIQVAVLIIGGCVAVYLSLVAVDEVVNQGNSAISGLGALMKEAPDHFHMIFDKPTAASSAEYVQKYIALPGITMYFAGQWISNLNYWGCNQYITQRALGADLQTARNGILFAGFLKLFMPVIVMLPGIAAFVLYQNGYFDASVFDGKKDGAYAAILSLLPVGMKGLSVAALTAAIVASLAGKANSISTIFTLDIYQKYFDTKANEAKLVRIGRVSILVAMLIAVFCTWEDLLGIGGEGGYTFIQKYTGFISPGVFAMFLLGMFWKRTTGAAAVAGVLSGFILSVVFNNYAPSWFGSETILYTAYLNAAGEYEIPFMVNMGWTFFFTVLIMVLISLGGPKVNPKAFDIDRSMFKLKPSSIAMITMLLMIVLALYVKFW